The Akkermansia sp. N21116 genome includes a region encoding these proteins:
- a CDS encoding ATP-binding protein, which translates to MDSAEKACQQHGADLRSTNIVRLCIEELVTNALKYGSDENTRVTVSITLTFSQDNILLIIEDDARPFNPLTEAPNPNLTEKLEDRAIGGMGIYLLKNMTKSMSYQYSEHKNILTISI; encoded by the coding sequence ATGGATTCCGCGGAAAAAGCATGTCAACAACACGGTGCCGATCTCAGATCGACTAACATAGTCAGACTCTGCATCGAAGAACTCGTCACCAACGCCCTCAAATACGGCTCCGACGAAAACACCCGTGTGACAGTCTCAATTACTTTGACTTTTTCCCAAGACAACATCCTGCTCATTATAGAAGACGATGCTCGACCCTTTAATCCATTGACCGAGGCTCCCAATCCCAACCTGACGGAAAAGCTGGAAGACCGGGCTATCGGAGGGATGGGTATTTACCTACTCAAAAACATGACTAAAAGCATGTCCTACCAATACAGCGAGCATAAAAACATCTTAACGATCTCCATTTAA
- a CDS encoding STAS domain-containing protein, producing the protein MSLNISTQERSVGHFVISLSGKLDTETYSKLENLINNLTEDQVNSITLNMADLTYISSMGLRVIIQTTKILKECHGQLIITNATPPIQAVLEIAKTLPSLSIFSSTAEADAYLANIQKNTIK; encoded by the coding sequence ATGAGTCTTAACATCAGCACTCAGGAACGCAGCGTCGGACACTTTGTCATTTCCCTGTCCGGCAAACTGGATACGGAAACCTATTCCAAATTGGAAAATCTCATCAATAATCTGACAGAAGATCAAGTCAACTCCATCACCCTGAATATGGCGGATCTCACCTACATCAGCAGCATGGGGTTGCGCGTCATCATTCAAACGACAAAGATACTCAAGGAATGCCACGGGCAACTTATTATCACCAATGCCACTCCCCCTATCCAGGCTGTTCTGGAAATCGCTAAAACTCTCCCATCCCTTTCCATCTTCTCCTCCACGGCAGAAGCCGATGCTTATCTGGCCAATATCCAGAAAAACACGATCAAATAA